The DNA window GACTTTGAAGTATTCCATTACATTCTAAGtcctaaacttccattatccttgttgcacctcaaaatattgtaaacccaTAGTTTATCAATCCAATAACAAAACTAACCGGACTATTAGAACATTTACTTTGTCTGTGGTAACTATCTATGAATTaatctttttttaattaattcaaattcacaTGGAAACAAAATTAGTACATAGATTGTTATAGAAATAACTTGATCAGATtcagtgtaattgaatattgaaagactgccattgaaaaaaaataaaataggtactatttttctggctgaccattgctaccaaactcatttaaaacttaaatagtaatgtatttgagaaacttattcatgctctattgaTCGATATATTACATGATGCCAGGTATATCAATGTAAATGgtaaaaattaaaacaggagacacacaacatagatggattaaaaacactgaataacttacattataatcgaAAATTTTTGAGGAACTGTGTCCCTTTTCTCGACCGAGCAGAGagtgtaatgtaagtttttcagtatttttaatctatctatgtcgtgtgtctcctgttttaatttatattataaaacttgaaagtgttttctgttatgtgctacgaatgtaagtaggctatatacTTATAGTATGTATAGTCTATCAaatgtaaatagtttattgaggCCCAGTTCACTTCTAATTAATTCAAAGTCCAAACTAGGCCTATGTATTATCATTGATGCTTAACTTCACTTTATctccaaaatatattttgaaagattaaatatgtttcttttttcaggtaccatttacaaacaaaatattgaagagaatgtgctcaaaggaaatgcatatgaattcattttaataataacaataatgataataataataatataataataataataataaatttgttttattgaccaataaatacatttgtacAGTACATTTCAGGCCTTGTCAAAAGTTCAAGATTACATGATGTAAGTCACTagcataaatacatttttcgtcaacatcttattcttaataaaacttgaatgaacattttcaataacatcAGTAGGTATAGCAAAATATTTCGAAACATTACATTTACACAGCATATAGATGAATAGCAATTCGTAATATATTAAAAGAGAAACACAAAGACTAACACTACAACTAGTACTACTATATAAAGTCATAACATAGTAATCACAATACTATTCTTACAATGTAAGtcacatttttattctaagtAGAAAACGTTATATGCTATCAATTAAAAACTCTTCAGTCGAGTAGTAAGCCTTTTCTTTTAGCATTTGTGAAATGGcaactttaaatttttcttgAGGCAGGTTCTTAACTTCAATTGGtagtttattgtaaaataacaacTGTAAATAGGGGTAGCTTTTCatgctcttactcaatctgagatttggtttcataattttttccctATTCCTAGTATTGTAAGCATGATATTCATTATGTTTGTGAAAGTTGTTAGAATTCTTCTTTACActtatcaaattggaatatatatatagagatggCAGAGTCAGTATACCCAGTTTGATGAAGTGAGGCTTGCAAGTTTCTCTTGGGGAAAGGTTCAAAATAGCTCTAACTGCCCTTTTCTGCCatatgaaaacttttttatgtgttggGCAATTGCCCCACATTCTTATCCCATAACTAAGATGAGAATGGAAAAGTCCGTGATAGGTCATCAACAATACTTGCAGATTAACAGAACTATTTAATCTCTTGAGGAGGTATGTTAACCTTGAAAGTTTTTTACAGAGACTATTCACATGTTCCTCCCAACAGAGTTTACCATCCAATATTACACCTAGTaatttgacaggcttaagaTTATTGTGGTTCAGAGTATGCCCTAATGTAAATGTTATTTTCTCTGTTTTCTGCTCATTTAATTCTAGGTCATTAGATAAATACCATGATTTTGCCTGATTCAAGGAAATGTCAAGTTTATcctgaagtttttcgatttcagCATCTGATTGGATTATTgaggtgtcatcagcatacaataCAGAAAGACCTGGTATATTGAAACTGAAATCATTTACGAAAACCAGAAAAAGGAAAGGCCCAAGGACCGATCCTTGAGGTACACCAGTATTTATGTTCAATACATCAGAGCATTTACCTGCACACTTTACCATTTGTTTTCTGCCAAccaaataacctttcaatagcTTTAACTCTCTATCTACTATGCCATAATGCTCCGGTTTTTTGCAGAGAATCACATGTGAAACTCTCTCAAATGCTCTGCTAAGGTCTAATAGGGTTGCCCCTACTgcacatttattttcaaaacattgatgTACAAAGTCTACAATTTTCTCAACAGCATCTATTGTAGAGTGACCTGGTCTAAAGCCATATTGATGGGGATATAATAAgccattgaaaatgaaatattcatagaGTTGCATTAGCAGacaaaattctattattttactgaTGATAGGCACAAGAGCAATTGGTCTGTAATTTTCAGGATTTTTTGGATCTCCTTTTTTCAAAACAGGTGTAACACTAGACACTTTCAAACAATCCGGAAAGTAGCCcatgacaataataaaatttataatatatgttaGAGGAAGCAAGGTTGAGTCATTATTTCTTTGATCAAGTAATTAGACATTCCAAACACATCCTCACTACGAGAATTACTCATTCTATTAACAATGGATTTAACGGTTAACTTATCAATTgtcttaagtttaaaattgtgTGAAGGCTTTGGAGCATtaatcagaaaattttgaaatgacgtATCAATTTGGtcctgtctatcatccaacCTTCTGGTAGGTACATTAACAAAGAGCTCATTCAATACATTTGGAGAGATTGGTATTGGTTTTTTACAAGCAGGCATGAGATTAGATTCTCTCTTGACTATTGACCAAGCAGCCTTACACCTATTATTAGCATTTGCAATAAATTCActatttacctttatttttgcTTGTTTCAACTTGAATCGGAAGTgctttcttatatttttatagactTCTTTATCATATTCACTAAGTGTATTCTTGAATCTACTGtaagaaatcaataatagaatgtgTAATTTTTCCAGTTCGGGTGAGAGCCATTTTGAAGAGGAttgttttttacttttatttttcaccAAAACTCTAGGGCAGGAGCGATTTAAGGATTCAACTATGATATTTAAGAAACTATTAACTGCCATATCAACATTATTGTcagttttataaattttctccCAACAAATATTTATAAGAGACTTTCTCAAATGTAGCAATCTTTTCTTGGTAAGAAGTCTTATAGTCATGtctctatttaatttattacattcattAGAGATTTTTGAAGATGACTTTCTTTCTAGATCAAACGAAACACAAACACCAGAATGGTCAGATATTGAACCTTGTTCTAAAAGCGTTACTCTAAAATAATCCGCAGATATATTTGTAATTACATTATCAAGACATGACTCATACCTAGTTGGAGAGTAATTCGTACAGTAAAGGTTGAAAGAtctcaataaattcaaaaattcttgtgtgtctggttcaaaatttttaagaaTGTCTACATTTAGATCACCTGCTAGTATCAAGAATTTAAAACCATTTACCTTACTTGTTACACATTCCAGTAATTGTTCCAAATTAACCATAAAATCTCTAAAACGGGAGCCAGGAGTGCGGTAAATACTAATTACTAGAGTATTTAATCTACCAATCCTAACAGCTGTTGCCTCACAAGAACCCTCATAACAGTAAGAGGTaatgtcaataatattaaaatcaattCCTTCTCTCACAAATATTAAAGAACCACCATATGGAGTCGGTCGACAGTAAAAACCAGCTAGTTTGAAGTTTTGAGGGACATAAAAATTAATCTCTTCCTCACGTAACCAGTGCTCACTCAAGCAAATGACATCAAACTCTTACGACTCAAAATAGTCTCAAGTTCAAGTAACTTATTTCTCAGAGATTGAATATTTAGAGTGCAAACCTTCAAATCAGAGCTACGGTCCTGTTTTCTAGTATATTCTAGGATCATTGTGTTTCTACCTATATGAACAGGACCACTAATTAGTTTCCCTGATGACTCAGGTCATATTGAAGCTCGATAACTGTATTATTACCCTTTTcatctaatattgttttgattttatcagTCATCCTCTTCTTGCCTCTCCAGTTCAGGTGTAGCCCATGCCTAGTAAAATGCTCTCTTTTAAGATCAGTAAGATCTATCACCTTAACATTTTGCAACCTTCCACAATACTGTTTTATTCTACTGTTAGTTTTTCTAATCTCTTTGTTAACACATGACCACTCCGTTAAATCATATCTTTTTGgtattgtagaaattaataCATTTGTAAAATTTAGCACCTGAAGTAGAGAAAGCATACTTTTTAGAAAACTACCAGCTTGATTACAGTATACATCATTCGCTCCTCCAACAATGACCACATGATCATTATTGGATAGATCTCTAGTACCActcttaatattatttactatgGGGTTGAATTTGGCACTTGGCATGATAAAACCACTAGTTGTCTTTTCAAGTTCAGATCTATTCAAATTATCTACTAAATCACGACCATGACTATCGCCAAAGATTCTGACTACGTTTTTTAATGGTTTCATGCTAGCTGACTTTTTAAGTTTAGTTCCCAGAGAAATATCACTTGAATGCTGTTCAAAGTACAGAGAAATGTCTTGGAAATCGTTATCTGTTTAGAGCTAGGATATGATATGTTCTTACTGCATGGAGAATCATTAGAGACTAACAAATCACAAGACTTGGGTTTTAGCAAATTACAAACTTTACACAGAATCTTCCACCTATATACCGTAGCATCAAAGTTTGTATTAAGAGAGAGACCATCCTCGAGACAGGTTGAACTACACATTTTCCTATATTTAAATACttcttccaaaaaatacattGCAAAAACACCGCAATCGTAGTTATTAGTCTGTTGAGGACATGGAAGGGTAATTATCTTCTTGTAGGTTAGGGTTGAGCTAACTCTTCTTATCAGAGACATGGAAAATCTCTCATTACATTTGTTCATTGAGTCCAGAATATAAAATTTACAGTGTAAAGAATCATAAACAACAACACTCCAATGAGAACCACACCAGCCGTCATTTGCTTCTTCCTGCCGACCGTCATTTATCACGAAAGCagtgaaattattttcttttacaTTATTTCTTAAGAATGATAAATCAGCTTCCGCGTCATTGATAATCATTGCTGTTACTGCTGGTAGGACCACATAATTTCCTGGAAACGAATCAATTAAATAACTACAAAAACAGTCAATGTCTGCATCAGAAAGGAGTTCCGTTCTAAGAAACTGGCTCAATCGATCTATAAGTGGATTTACGTGTGTGAAATTATCCacattttcagttttatcattCATTCGCGACTCACAAGATGATAATTCCATGAGGCGAATATCAAGATCCATAGACCGATTAATTGCGGCATTCCATTGTTCTTCCAAAACTTTGATTCGCGCCTTTAAATGTTCATTCTCCTGTTCCAAGCTGGGAGCAGCATCATTTTTGGTATATGACACTGTTTCATGCGAATGTTGACCCGTTAAACTATGAATCACAGAAGTATCCGAACTTGTTTTTATCGTAAAAGTACAGTTCTTTTTCAAGCATTTCCACGTAATATCACCTTTTACAGTGTGTGAGTCCTTTCCAAATTTAATACCTTTGTATAATATAGCCGGAATACCTTTTGCCGTTTTGCACTGCTTTATTGCCGAGTTCATATTATTACATTTGGTGAGACAAGCAGAATAAAAACTATCAGAAACCTTCGTAAAAACAGTGTCAAGTGGAGAGTACagcaattcaaaacaaaaccgCCAGCAGACCCTACCGTCTCGATCGTTGATTGGTCTGCAAGTAGAGCGTTGCTAGGTTACGCAAGTAAACAAAAGTTACCGGTGTTCCAAAAGCAGCTGATCGCTGAGTCGCAAAATACAAAGTCCGAGAGACTAGGTTATTAAAGGCCTACTACAGTTGTAGGCtacctgaataaaaattgtaaacatgctggtagtctacttataaaaattatatcaaattgtGTATGGTAGatctagcctactttattatgagaaatttaagTCTACTTACTTGAATCCTCTATCACATCAGCAATTTTTAACCATATTCTATCTTTCAAATAGGTAATTCGTTGTGCAGGTCTGGaaagtacaaaactttgaactgttgcatcaaatttataacgaatttcacgcctttctgtagtaaatccattttcaatttctttattctgccggtgtcacgtgatcagagcagaaaaatatttccaagCTGTCTGTTCCCATCGACAGAATCCCGAAATTAGTTCTTTTCCTACACAACGGTTCATGAGCTGTGATCGGTCGAAGCAAtgttaatttaaagtgaattctgtcATCTGCCTGTTACGAAAACACGGCTTTACTGGGTAAGGAGGAAATCAATTGTGTTGTTTGATTGCTGCTGCTACtacttattaatatttaatttcaatagcctaTTAGATTAGAACTACAATAGGgagaaaatcaattcaattacaattgaaGTAAGCTGCTTGACTGGTCAGTGGGGGTTCACCTGTAATATAGTGTCTGAACAATGTACTAAACACTGACTTATAAAACTGAACTGGCGGTTGTTGTTCTAGAGGAAAATCAATATAGCAAGTTTGTCTTGTGACAGTTTTACATGCCTACCCAAATGGGATAGTAAAAGTAGTAGGCCACCAGAGCAATTTAATCCATAGTGCCAATTACAATTGAACAGAGCTAAGTCACCACcccccccctctctctctctctctttctcttactcACCAACTGAAAACACTACAGTAATTTGTATGACAAGGAAAATGAATAGatgatattatgaaaaatattgaggTGTTCCTCTTTCTAGGAGAAAATCAATAGCAAGTTTGTAAAGTAATAGCTTTGGTCAATGAACTAGTCACTGACAATTACCAACTGAACTGAACAACTTTGTTgtttctctctttctaaaaaaagGAAAGTCAATATAATGACTGCTTTACTAGGCAGTAAGTGTGCACCTGTAATTGAGTGCCAAAGCAGGGTAAACTATAGTGGCAAGTATCAACTGAACTAACAATTGTTGTTTACCTACTATATTATATACCTACATATTATACCTATATACCTATATATTACCCACTACATCTTCTTACTTAACACTACAGTAATAGATAATAGAGATAATATTAGGAAGAACTACAATAGGGaagaaaatcaattcaattacaattgaactAAGCTATGCCACCACCACCCCCCTCCATCCCTTCCTCACAGATAGTATATCAtagaataatagacaaggatagcaaaaccaaagttgatcaaatactgtcattataacgtagaccacACTATGTCACTTGTTTCCTTAAGGAGATGGAGAGGAGGTTAATAGTGGAATCCTATAGTGACCTAAAGCTAATGTTCTAATGTTATCACTACAGATaaacctttttcattttcagcatAACAGCTTAGGGTAGTTTGTATTTTCTTAATGGGTTTTTAAATTCTAAAACTGGTAGTGTACCATCCTCTTGCATTTTAGGCATAGTAACTCTTGTAACTTTTTGTTGAGAACAATATTCTTTATGTTCTTTCATTCGTCTTTCTCCATCTAGACTAAGGGTATAATAAGTAAAAACATCGTCGACAGATAATTATTTTTCCGTGATGTTTAGTTAGTTGTTTCCTAATAAGTCTttcaaaattaacaataattaatttaattattaaacaatAGTGAGTTTTAGTTTCTACTTTACATCAACAACATCAGTTgccccctccttctcctcctcattcccCTCACTCCcaccctcctcctcatcatcgtCCGCTTTTTCAACAAGCAGTAATGAATCAAAAGTGGTCTTGTCTAGTTGTTTTGCTAATTCGACGTGGATAAATTAGATTTTTATCCTCAACTCCATATACATTAACAGAAACTGTTGGGTTATCTTTTTCGAATCTATCTAGTTGACAAATTGGGGttggaaaatcaatattattggaattatATAGTTGATTGGTGTTGtttaacaaacaaaaataacaattatcaacacaatatttACAACTACTGTACCTTTAATGTGTGGCACTAGTATCGCATACATCAAACATTTAGAATCTGTTCGATTCTGTGGGTTTATAATACAATGTTTAGACAATAAACTTTTGGGTAGCTTAATATATGAAGACCCTTCTTGATCTTTCAATGGACTGTATCTATTAATTCTTAGCATCAATCCGTCAATATTTCATAATGACCAACCACTGGATTTACcttgataatttgataatattataacgtAGACTTCACTTGTTTCCTTAAGGAGATGGAGAGGAGGTTAATAGTGGAATCCTATAGTGACCTAAAGCCCATTTGGGTAGGCATGTAAAACTGTCTCAAGACAAACTTGCTATATTGATTTTCCTCTAGAACAACAACTGCCAGTTCAGTTTTATATGTCAGTGTTTAGTATTTTTGTTCAGACACTATATTACAGGTGAACCCTTACTGACCAGTCAAGCAGCTTACttcaattgtaattgaattgattttctcCCTATTGTAGTTCTTCCTAATATTATCTCTATTATCTATTACTGTAGTGTTAAGAGTAGGTAtttaagagaagaagaagagagagaaaaaaatttattacacacacacacacacacacacatagttAGATACAACTGCACCTAGTGCACACCCACTGCACTAGTGTCTTCCATGGTGGTTCAAAGTCCAGGAGGAAGGAAGGGAGGGGGGTGGTGAGTGAACACTTACTGTAAGTAAAGTCATCTAGTGGTGAGTGGCTGAGTAAGAGAAATGAGAGAGACAGTGTGAGTTAGTTATGCTTTTATTAACACATTATGGAATGAACACACAAAACTTtgattttcttctgaataacaaACAAGAGTGTGAGTGTTGATAGTAACATATCatattaacaataataagtgaaagatttatattataaacatgaACACTATAGAGTGTGTTAGTGGCATACAAGTCacaaattttgatttgacaaaCACATACACAACCTTAAAAACACTAtgattttcttctgaataacaaaacaaagaGTGTCAGTGTTGATAGTAACatataatatttacaataataagtGAAAGATTTATATGAAACATGAACACTATAGAGTGTTAGTGGTGGCATACAAGCCACAATGGTTGAtgattgactgattgattgagtactttatttatgtagattacaatatatactggcttatacacttatatacaatagagcaaaattatagatgaatttacataatatagattaagaaaataattattgaactgtatatgatatgaaaaagtaatttgtaatataataactatagataattatattgttatgcatctacataaactggcggagctttggacatatcaatgtccattcttcggaaagaatattaaaattattattattattagcatatGGCACATATATATagacacacacaaacatatAGGTAGGTAGTCGAAGAAAAAATCTGGTCATGAGACTGTTGTCAGTTTAATAAGAtattagtttagtttagtttagtttaatttTCGTCAAGTAACACTACATAATCAAGCAAAGCTTggtagtatatgacacgtcaaaaagTATTGAGTAcaatactaaaaaaaaaaaaaagtaatcataaaatagagagaaaaagaagaaaatcagaACATACAAAGTAGTTGGAAATATATGCCAGCAAAAAATACCTACACGCGCCAACAGTTGAAGCTTTCCTCTACACTGTACGGAGATGCATCGAtcaatttagcttttattgcttTCTTAAACCTTTTTGGGCactcaatacattttatttcaataggaaGAGAGTTATAAGCTCTTAATCCGCTATAATGTGGCCCTTTCTCTCAGCTTGCGGTTCTGTGTTGCGGGTACTGAAGATGAACTATCTGGTTTCTAGTATTGTAACTATGATGGATATGACTCTCTCTTAATATCTTCTCGTTTTTCTTCGTCATAGTTGCAATTTCGAGAAAGTACAGTGCAGGAACTGTTAAAATTCTAAGTCTTCTAAAAGAGTTTTTACAAGATTCATAAGGCTTCAAGTTGTCGACAATTCTGAGGGcttttttttgctttttgaaGACAGAATTGAGATTATTTTTTCCACTACCCCAGAACATTATGCTATATTGAATTATCGACATTAAATAGCCATGGAAGACATTCAATAGTGTTTTTGTTCCAACTATATTCTTTAGTACTTTCAAAGAGAAGCAGACACTTGAGAGTTTGTTCAGAATGTGATCCACTTgatattatattgtaaattgtccactttatattgtaaatatattaaatttttatgttgAGGTTGTCAAGGTAGTGTAGTGATCGTGGAGAAGCcgaaataaaatcatttaaatCACCTTGGTAGGCACATATATTACAATTTCCGATGATGTGCTTCAGCATCTGTCTAGCCTCTCCACAATCACAAGCAGGGGAAGGTAAACTTCCCCAGTCATTAAGAGAGGCCCCGCATCTCCCGTGGCCAGTCCTAACCCTGTTGAGGGCCACCCACGTCCGTCTTGGCAGTTCAAATCCAGCCACATTTACACCAACTGAGTACCTAAAGCAGATGCTGAGGGGGGTTTTTTCCATCCACTCTTCCTCCCAGCTTGCTCTCATGGAAAAATTGTCATCGCTCAGTTGCTCTGCCATGCGCATGGGAGGATGCCTTGACTTCAACCGATCACCCAAATCCAGAAGATCTCCATGGATTGGAAGTGCCCTGTTACTCTTTATCTTTTTATATTCATGTACAAGAGCAGAAGATCTACGTAGCCCCGGTGGAGCAATATTGCTGAGAACTGGAAGCCAGTATATGGGGGTGCTTCTAATTGTCCCAGTGATTAAATGCATAGTGTGGTTCAGTTGTACATTTACTCTATTCACATGGGCACTATTTAACCACACAGCAGCACAATATTCAGCGGTTGGATACACCAAACCCAGAGCAGAACAGCGCAAAGTTGTGGCCGAAGCACCCCAAGTAGTGCCAAAAAGTTTTTGAattatgttatttcttgttttcagtTTCTCAGCAACATTTTGGATATGGTGTTTATAGGATAGAGTGCGGTCAAGCGTAACTCCCAGTTACTTGGGCAAAAAATTGTGTTGCAGGTGAGCACCATCAAATTTTACCTTCAACTTCACACTTGCCTCCTTATTATTCAGATGAAAGCAGCAAACCTCCGTTTTCCTCATGTTGGGCTGGAGCCTCCACTTGTGGAAGTAAGCTGAGAGGAAAGACAAGTCTTGAGTCAGGCTGCTTGCTGTTTTTTCCATACTCCTGTCCTGAATGGTTATAGCAATGTCATCTGCATACACAAATACTCTTGATTTGATATTTGGCAAATCGGCTGTGTACAGATTGAAAAGAAGGGGGGATAAGATAGATCCCTGTGGCAATCCATTGTTCAATACTCTTCTCCTGCTCAGCCTATCATCCATGAGAACCCTGAAATTCCTGTTCTTCAgcattttattgatcaattgaatGATCTTTAGACTTTGCAGGACCTGTAGCAGTTTAAATATGAGGCCCTCTCTCCACACTGTGTCGTATGCAGCACTCAGGTCCACAAAGGCAACAGACGTCTTCAAGCCTTTCTGGAAACCCGCTTCAATATGTGTTGTCAATGCAAGAACCTGGTCTGCGCAGCTCCGGTTTGGCCGAAATCCTGCTTGTTGAATTGGAACATGTTCCAGTATTTTTGGGCTGATCCTGTTATAGATGAGCCTTTCAAGCAATTTATAGCTGACACTGAGCAGAGCAACTGGACGGTAACTCTTAACATCATCACAAGGCTTGCCAGGTTTTATGATTACCACAATTTTTGACTCCTTGAATTCTGCTGGGAGATAGCCACTCTGTAAGATCCTTGTATAGAACCGAGAGAGCCACAGTCTGACACGCTTTCCTGTATGGAGCAGGAACTCTGGATGGATTCCATCAAACCCCGGTGCCTTACCAGGCTTTGTATTGCGAAGTGCAACATTCACCTCCTCAACCGTGAAATCACTGGACAGACTTGAGTCTTCTGGAACAGTTGCTTTCATCTCCCTTAGCCTATTCTTCACCCTTATTGCATGGTCCAGGCAGCCTGGGGCCTTTGATGTCCTAACAATTTGTACTGCCACCTGATTAGGATGAATATGGCAGCCCTGATGGGTGACAATTTTCGCACTGCCCAGCTTCCTGAGAAGACTCCAAGCCTGGCGGCTGGAATGTCTGAAATCCATCTTCTCCATTGTGCTGGACCATTTCTCTCTGCGTGCCTCATCCAAACTCcccaaaatatttaaaatattaaaaatatcctccccactaactctctaccaaaacattaatttaattaattaaactagggatttatttattaatggaagtTTTGTGAAagttataattaatataaatatttaagagaaaaaaaaacagaaaattgatagagtaaaataattatacaggtagataagatcaaattattgattaataaaatgaagtaggctgaaagtagatcagggtaatcaactttcagtaatatgcagcagtatgcagtggataattgaaaaaaacatgagtttatataatattctaaaacaggttgagccacaaatggcaaccacgtgctctcctaaaatttaaaaattgtagatttctgttatttgtagtaacacgtgctctgaacatattgtatttaagaatatgagcgctcgaagagctagaataataaaaagaaccatttctcgaaactattgagaatgcatttgaatagcctacctagccAGATGTAAGggtcattattc is part of the Nilaparvata lugens isolate BPH chromosome Y, ASM1435652v1, whole genome shotgun sequence genome and encodes:
- the LOC120355226 gene encoding uncharacterized protein LOC120355226 is translated as MNSAIKQCKTAKGIPAILYKGIKFGKDSHTVKGDITWKCLKKNCTFTIKTSSDTSVIHSLTGQHSHETVSYTKNDAAPSLEQENEHLKARIKVLEEQWNAAINRSMDLDIRLMELSSCESRMNDKTENVDNFTHVNPLIDRLSQFLRTELLSDADIDCFCSYLIDSFPGNYVVLPAVTAMIINDAEADLSFLRNNVKENNFTAFVINDGRQEEANDGWCGSHWSVVVYDSLHCKFYILDSMNKCNERFSMSLIRRVSSTLTYKKIITLPCPQQTNNYDCGVFAMYFLEEVFKYRKMCSSTCLEDGLSLKVS